A genomic window from Dechloromonas sp. A34 includes:
- the nikR gene encoding nickel-responsive transcriptional regulator NikR — MERFTISLDESLARQFDELIAARGYSNRSEAVRDLIRGAIEGDRQRDPPAGHCVANLSYVYNHHERELAERLTGLQHDHHDLTVAAMHSHLDHENCLESVILKGSTADVRQFANTLIAERGVRHGKLNVIALEAERHHAHDEHGEAHVHYRPAR; from the coding sequence ATGGAACGCTTTACCATTTCACTGGACGAATCGCTGGCCCGGCAGTTCGACGAACTGATCGCGGCCCGCGGCTACAGCAACCGCTCGGAGGCGGTGCGCGACCTGATCCGCGGGGCGATCGAGGGCGACCGCCAGCGCGATCCGCCGGCCGGCCATTGCGTCGCCAATCTCTCCTATGTTTACAACCACCACGAACGTGAACTGGCCGAGCGCCTGACCGGCCTGCAACACGACCACCACGACCTGACGGTGGCCGCCATGCACAGCCACCTCGATCACGAAAATTGTCTGGAATCGGTGATCCTCAAGGGCTCGACCGCCGACGTCCGGCAATTTGCCAATACCCTGATCGCCGAGCGCGGCGTTCGCCACGGCAAGCTCAACGTGATCGCCCTCGAAGCCGAGCGCCACCATGCCCACGACGAACATGGCGAAGCCCATGTCCACTACCGTCCCGCCCGCTAA
- a CDS encoding SCO family protein gives MSRRRFLALACTLLAACGREPVAFRNTDLTGATFGRELTLSDHHGQLRSLADFRGKAVVIFFGYTSCPDICPTTLARLASVMQSLGDDAGRVQVLFVTLDPERDSTERLKTFVPWFHPSFLGLRGDAGQIKAVTDEFRVFSARKEVGGELGYVLDHSSGAYVFDPDGRLRLYVKDTASVEDVAADLRQLLRG, from the coding sequence ATGTCCCGCCGCCGCTTTCTCGCCCTCGCCTGTACCCTGCTTGCCGCCTGCGGTCGGGAGCCGGTGGCCTTCCGCAATACCGACCTGACCGGCGCCACTTTCGGCCGCGAACTGACCTTGAGCGATCACCATGGCCAGTTGCGCTCGCTGGCGGACTTCCGCGGCAAGGCGGTCGTCATTTTTTTCGGCTACACCTCCTGTCCCGACATCTGCCCGACCACGCTGGCCCGGCTGGCCTCGGTGATGCAGAGCCTGGGCGATGACGCCGGGCGGGTCCAGGTGCTGTTCGTCACCCTCGACCCGGAACGGGACAGTACCGAACGGCTGAAGACTTTCGTTCCCTGGTTCCACCCCTCTTTCCTCGGCCTGCGCGGCGATGCCGGGCAGATCAAGGCGGTGACCGATGAATTCCGCGTCTTCAGCGCTCGCAAGGAGGTCGGCGGCGAGCTGGGCTACGTCCTTGACCACTCGTCGGGCGCCTATGTCTTCGACCCGGACGGCCGCTTGCGGCTCTACGTCAAGGATACGGCCAGCGTCGAGGATGTTGCCGCCGATCTCCGCCAGCTGTTGCGCGGCTGA
- a CDS encoding TonB-dependent receptor — MLVVAASALAHDVVELSTVEVRAQAENLEGIATAGSEGVVSSQRLAAVPLLRPGEALEMVPGLIVTQHAGDGKANQYFLRGFNLDHGTDFATWVGGVPVNMPSHAHGQGYTDLNFLIPELVDRITYRKGPYYAEEGDFSSAGTAHIDYFRKLDGTLAELTLGQRGYARSLLAASPVLGGGKLLYGLEVFHNDGPWQVDENYRKLNGVLRYSQGTRYDGWSVTGMAYRGRWTSTDQIAQRAIDNGSVDRFGTLDPTTGGQTFRYSLAGEWTQRGDHSQSKASIWWLRSGLDLWSNFQYCLNDFATNGNCARGDQFKQSERRQASGFALAQTIYGHWGGFEVANTVGLQGRIDRLSPVGLYATSWRDTLATVREDKVSQRSLALWAQNEIRWTSWLRSIQGLRGDAYDFTVDSSLATNSGSAGDQMLTPKLSLVFSPWQSTELYLNYGHGFHSNDARGTTITRAPGSGAVVDRVKPLVRTKGQEIGLRSEILPGWQSTLALWQLDAASELLFVGDAGTTEPSRPSRRRGVEWTNFHALNDWLALDADLAWSHARFRNADPAGKHIPGAVAATANLGLSVDRLGPWFGALRLRYFGPRPLIKDNSVRSPASALTNLRLGYRLSPQTQLALDVYNLFDRRVNDIEYWYESQLTSESSPVSDRHVHPTEPRSLRLSLSHRF; from the coding sequence ATGCTGGTGGTCGCGGCCAGCGCCCTGGCCCACGATGTGGTCGAACTGTCGACCGTCGAAGTCCGCGCCCAGGCGGAAAACCTCGAAGGCATCGCCACCGCCGGTAGCGAGGGCGTCGTCTCCAGCCAGCGGCTGGCGGCGGTGCCCCTCCTGCGTCCCGGCGAGGCGCTGGAAATGGTGCCCGGCCTGATCGTCACCCAGCACGCCGGCGACGGCAAGGCCAACCAGTACTTCCTGCGCGGCTTCAATCTCGACCACGGCACCGATTTCGCGACCTGGGTCGGGGGTGTGCCCGTGAACATGCCAAGCCATGCCCATGGCCAGGGCTATACCGACCTCAATTTCCTGATTCCCGAACTGGTCGACCGCATCACTTACCGCAAGGGGCCGTACTACGCCGAGGAGGGCGATTTCTCGTCGGCCGGTACGGCCCACATTGACTACTTCCGCAAGCTCGACGGCACATTGGCCGAGTTGACACTGGGCCAGCGCGGCTACGCCCGCAGCCTGCTCGCTGCTTCGCCGGTGCTCGGCGGGGGCAAGCTGCTCTATGGCCTGGAGGTGTTTCACAACGACGGCCCCTGGCAGGTCGATGAGAACTATCGCAAGCTGAACGGTGTCCTGCGCTACAGCCAGGGGACGCGCTACGACGGCTGGTCGGTGACCGGCATGGCCTACCGCGGACGATGGACCTCGACCGACCAGATCGCCCAGCGCGCCATCGACAACGGTTCCGTCGACCGCTTTGGTACGCTCGATCCGACGACCGGCGGCCAGACCTTCCGCTACAGCCTGGCCGGCGAGTGGACCCAACGCGGCGACCATAGCCAGAGCAAGGCCAGCATCTGGTGGCTGCGCTCTGGTCTCGACCTGTGGTCTAACTTTCAGTATTGCCTGAACGACTTCGCGACTAACGGCAACTGCGCCCGCGGCGACCAGTTCAAACAGAGCGAACGCCGGCAGGCCAGCGGTTTTGCACTGGCCCAGACCATCTACGGCCACTGGGGAGGATTCGAGGTCGCCAATACCGTCGGCCTGCAGGGGCGCATTGATCGCCTGAGCCCGGTCGGACTTTACGCCACCAGTTGGCGCGACACGCTGGCCACCGTGCGCGAGGACAAGGTGAGCCAGCGCAGCCTGGCGCTCTGGGCGCAGAATGAAATCCGCTGGACCTCGTGGTTGCGTTCGATCCAAGGCCTGCGCGGCGACGCCTACGATTTCACGGTCGACTCCAGCCTCGCCACCAATTCCGGCAGTGCCGGCGACCAGATGCTGACACCCAAGCTATCCCTGGTCTTCAGCCCCTGGCAGAGCACTGAGCTCTACCTCAACTACGGCCACGGCTTTCACTCCAACGACGCGCGGGGCACGACGATCACCCGCGCCCCGGGCAGCGGCGCCGTCGTCGACCGGGTCAAGCCGCTAGTCCGCACCAAGGGCCAAGAAATCGGCCTGCGCTCGGAAATCCTGCCCGGCTGGCAGTCGACGCTTGCCCTCTGGCAACTCGACGCCGCTTCCGAGCTGCTCTTCGTCGGCGATGCCGGCACCACCGAGCCTTCGCGCCCATCCCGTCGCCGAGGGGTCGAATGGACCAATTTCCATGCCCTGAACGACTGGCTGGCGCTGGACGCCGATCTCGCCTGGTCGCATGCCCGCTTCCGCAACGCCGATCCAGCCGGCAAGCACATTCCCGGCGCCGTCGCCGCGACGGCCAATCTCGGCCTCAGCGTCGACCGCCTCGGCCCCTGGTTCGGCGCCCTGCGCCTGCGCTACTTCGGGCCGCGGCCGCTGATCAAGGACAATTCGGTTCGTTCGCCAGCCTCGGCCCTGACCAATCTGCGCCTGGGCTATCGTTTGAGCCCGCAAACCCAACTGGCACTGGATGTTTACAACCTGTTCGACCGCAGGGTGAATGACATCGAATACTGGTACGAATCGCAGCTGACCAGCGAGAGTTCACCGGTCTCTGACCGCCACGTCCATCCGACCGAACCGCGCAGCCTGCGGCTCAGCCTTTCACACCGCTTCTGA
- the ccoG gene encoding cytochrome c oxidase accessory protein CcoG: MVKQSPAKRVIEIKPVTDPNAKVYPRSISGRFQSWRVIFVWLTQIVYYGLCWLPWNDRQAVLFDLEQRRVYFFDLVLWPQDAIYLTLLLLLSALALFLFTAVAGRLWCGYACPQTVYTEIFLWVEKLIEGDRPQRIKLDAAPNSPRKLGKKTLKHGIWLLISMWTGLTFVGYFTPIRDLLASIGLGTIGAWEIFWVLFYGFATYGMAGFLREHMCKYICPYAQFQFVMFDRDTLIIAYDTERGDPRGSRPKKMADHRAAGLGDCIDCGICVQVCPTGIDIRDGLQLECIGCAACIDACDQVMDKMSYPRGLIRYSTENAVENHYQRPEIIRRAMRFRVLVYLVAFLTLSGVTAWSLATKVPLKVGVQKDRTVLFRESDDGAIENSFQMHLTNASEQPRTFRVVVAGIPGIRLHGASTASVEGAAMQDISLNVRVDPGSVASGSHPITFAIVDQDNPMTRVEHKATFWMP, translated from the coding sequence ATGGTAAAACAATCCCCAGCGAAGCGGGTCATCGAGATCAAACCGGTGACCGATCCCAACGCCAAAGTCTATCCGCGCTCGATCAGCGGCCGCTTCCAGAGCTGGCGGGTCATTTTTGTCTGGCTGACCCAGATCGTCTATTACGGGCTCTGCTGGCTGCCCTGGAATGACCGCCAGGCGGTCCTCTTCGATCTAGAACAGCGGCGCGTCTATTTCTTCGATCTCGTCCTCTGGCCGCAAGATGCAATCTATCTGACCCTGTTGCTGCTGCTTTCGGCGCTGGCGCTGTTTCTGTTCACCGCCGTCGCCGGGCGCCTGTGGTGCGGCTATGCCTGCCCGCAGACGGTCTATACCGAGATCTTCCTGTGGGTGGAAAAGCTGATCGAAGGCGACCGTCCGCAGCGCATCAAGCTCGATGCCGCGCCCAACTCGCCGCGCAAGCTGGGCAAGAAAACCCTGAAGCATGGCATCTGGCTGCTGATTTCAATGTGGACCGGCCTGACCTTCGTCGGCTACTTCACGCCGATCCGCGACCTGCTTGCCAGCATCGGCCTCGGCACCATCGGCGCCTGGGAAATCTTCTGGGTGCTGTTCTACGGCTTTGCGACCTACGGCATGGCGGGCTTCCTGCGCGAGCACATGTGCAAGTACATCTGCCCCTACGCCCAGTTCCAGTTCGTGATGTTCGACCGCGACACCCTGATCATCGCCTACGACACCGAACGCGGCGACCCGCGCGGCAGCCGCCCGAAGAAGATGGCCGATCACCGTGCGGCCGGTCTCGGCGACTGCATCGACTGCGGCATCTGCGTCCAGGTCTGCCCGACCGGCATCGACATCCGCGACGGCCTGCAGCTCGAATGTATCGGCTGTGCCGCCTGCATCGATGCCTGCGACCAGGTCATGGACAAGATGAGCTACCCGCGCGGCCTGATCCGCTACTCCACCGAGAATGCCGTCGAAAACCACTACCAGCGGCCGGAGATCATTCGGCGTGCCATGCGCTTCCGCGTTCTGGTCTACCTTGTCGCATTCCTGACACTCAGCGGCGTCACCGCCTGGTCGTTGGCCACCAAGGTGCCGCTCAAGGTCGGCGTCCAGAAGGATCGCACCGTGCTCTTTCGCGAAAGCGACGACGGCGCTATCGAGAACAGCTTCCAGATGCACCTGACCAATGCCAGCGAGCAGCCACGGACCTTCCGCGTCGTGGTTGCCGGCATCCCCGGCATCCGCCTGCATGGCGCGAGCACGGCCAGCGTGGAAGGGGCGGCAATGCAGGACATCTCGCTCAACGTCCGGGTCGATCCGGGCAGCGTCGCCAGCGGTTCGCACCCGATTACCTTTGCGATCGTCGATCAGGACAACCCAATGACCCGGGTCGAACACAAGGCGACTTTCTGGATGCCCTGA
- a CDS encoding AAA family ATPase — MAHHDIRLSVAEERTIYHVGDIERAMEDAAGNRNEALASYYEKMKQRGGGRFLVRPNGADMIDDLYDSCPNFGEVIDDLKKYIALSVAGNEPMSFTPILLLGEPGIGKTHFARELAAQLGTGHEFISMSSLTAGWVLSGASSQWSNAKPGKVAHTLVHGDYANPIVVLDEVDKAGGDSRYDPMGSLYSLLEKDTARAFKDEFIDIDIDASHILWVTTANDERSIPEPILNRMNVYEVPRPDHDAAISIAAALYRDIVGQHDWGFPPEADEAVLERLGSLPPRDMKKRLMAAFGTAKLEGRNYLEARDFEVSRMGRSRKIGF, encoded by the coding sequence ATGGCACACCACGACATCCGACTCTCGGTCGCTGAAGAGCGCACCATCTACCACGTGGGCGACATCGAGCGCGCCATGGAGGACGCGGCGGGCAACCGCAACGAAGCCCTGGCCAGCTACTACGAAAAGATGAAGCAGCGCGGCGGCGGGCGTTTCCTGGTCCGTCCGAACGGGGCCGACATGATCGACGACCTCTACGATAGCTGCCCCAACTTCGGGGAAGTCATCGACGACCTGAAGAAATACATCGCCCTGTCGGTGGCCGGCAACGAGCCGATGAGCTTCACGCCCATCCTGCTGCTCGGCGAACCGGGCATCGGCAAGACCCATTTCGCCCGCGAACTGGCGGCTCAGCTTGGTACCGGCCATGAATTCATCTCGATGAGTTCGCTGACCGCCGGCTGGGTGCTGTCCGGCGCCTCGTCGCAGTGGAGCAACGCCAAGCCGGGCAAAGTGGCGCACACTTTGGTGCATGGCGACTACGCCAACCCCATTGTGGTGCTCGACGAAGTCGACAAGGCTGGTGGCGATTCGCGCTACGACCCGATGGGCTCGCTCTACAGCCTGCTCGAGAAAGATACGGCGCGCGCTTTCAAGGACGAGTTCATCGACATCGACATCGACGCCTCGCACATCCTGTGGGTGACCACGGCCAACGACGAACGCTCGATTCCCGAGCCGATCCTGAACCGCATGAATGTCTACGAGGTGCCGCGCCCCGACCACGATGCAGCGATCAGCATCGCCGCCGCGCTCTACCGCGACATCGTCGGCCAGCACGACTGGGGCTTTCCGCCCGAAGCCGACGAAGCGGTGCTCGAACGCCTCGGCTCATTGCCGCCGCGCGATATGAAGAAGCGGCTGATGGCCGCCTTCGGCACCGCCAAGCTGGAAGGACGGAACTATCTTGAAGCACGCGATTTCGAGGTCAGCCGGATGGGGCGTAGCCGGAAAATCGGCTTCTGA
- a CDS encoding MFS transporter has translation MAGSLAGGVWSDRWGRSRVILALSLLSIACSLLFGWLLPAPLWILVVLAALFNFSAVGDSAIYSAALTERVPQQHLATAYALRSILGFGMGALSPWLFGLLLDLPGNAPVVSWGLAWTGLGLVALVGPYLSWRLLRTLTVEDRR, from the coding sequence ATGGCGGGTAGCCTGGCCGGCGGTGTGTGGTCCGATCGCTGGGGGCGCAGCCGGGTCATTCTCGCCCTGTCGCTGCTCAGCATCGCCTGTTCGCTGTTGTTCGGCTGGTTGCTGCCGGCGCCGCTGTGGATTCTCGTGGTACTCGCCGCCCTCTTCAATTTCTCCGCAGTCGGCGATTCGGCGATCTATTCGGCGGCACTGACCGAGCGGGTGCCGCAGCAGCATCTGGCCACTGCCTATGCCCTGCGCTCCATCCTCGGCTTCGGCATGGGGGCGCTCAGCCCCTGGCTGTTCGGCCTCTTGCTCGATTTGCCGGGGAATGCGCCAGTGGTTTCCTGGGGCCTGGCGTGGACGGGTCTCGGGCTGGTCGCCCTGGTCGGACCCTACCTGAGCTGGCGCCTGCTGCGCACACTGACCGTTGAAGATCGGCGTTGA
- a CDS encoding PAS domain-containing sensor histidine kinase — MSTTVPPANSPLGATADGLGEQAWIEVIQKMDEVYNDLLQYEVALEEKNAALEDSHQFIESVLASMSDILIVCDRNGNIEEVNTSLCHFSGQEAKALEKTPVFDLFADDVERAKAREVFARFGREGVHDCEFFLRAGDGSTVPVSMNCTPRLSPTGKLMGMVVTGRPVGELRRAYSALRQAHDDLKRTQSQLLHAEKMVSLGRLVAGVAHELNNPISFVLGNVLSLKRYAQRLEGYLNTVHASDAADDAALKAMRDDLRIDRIVADMPHLIDGMIEGAERTRDIVDALKRFSAVDKMTPEQVSLNEVVERSVRWVVQSAAARFAVDVDLPPGLVCTGSSGQLQQVVMNLVQNACDATLNQPVAKLKISGSVDQGMVCLHFIDSGPGIPAAHLSRLFEPFFTTKPVGQGTGLGLSISYGIVERHGGKLEAANLPGGGAEFILSLPVESR; from the coding sequence ATGTCCACTACCGTCCCGCCCGCTAACAGCCCGCTCGGGGCGACCGCCGACGGCCTCGGCGAGCAGGCCTGGATCGAGGTCATCCAGAAGATGGACGAGGTCTACAACGACCTCCTCCAGTACGAAGTAGCGCTCGAGGAGAAGAACGCCGCGCTTGAGGATTCGCACCAGTTCATCGAGAGCGTGCTGGCCTCGATGTCGGACATCCTGATCGTCTGCGACCGCAACGGGAATATCGAGGAAGTAAACACCTCGCTCTGCCATTTCTCCGGCCAGGAAGCCAAGGCGCTCGAAAAGACCCCAGTCTTCGACCTGTTTGCCGACGATGTCGAACGTGCCAAGGCGCGCGAGGTCTTCGCCCGCTTCGGCCGCGAAGGTGTGCATGACTGCGAATTCTTCCTGCGTGCCGGCGACGGCTCGACGGTGCCGGTGTCGATGAATTGCACACCCCGTCTGTCGCCGACCGGCAAGCTGATGGGCATGGTGGTCACCGGCCGCCCGGTCGGCGAACTCCGCCGCGCCTACTCGGCGCTGCGCCAGGCGCACGACGACCTGAAGCGCACGCAAAGCCAGCTGCTGCACGCCGAAAAGATGGTCTCGCTGGGTCGCCTGGTGGCCGGCGTCGCCCACGAATTGAACAATCCGATCAGCTTCGTGCTCGGCAACGTACTGTCGCTGAAGCGCTATGCGCAACGCCTCGAGGGCTATCTCAACACCGTGCATGCCAGCGATGCCGCCGACGACGCCGCGCTCAAGGCCATGCGCGATGATCTGCGCATCGACCGCATCGTCGCCGACATGCCGCACCTGATCGACGGCATGATCGAGGGCGCCGAGCGGACGCGCGACATCGTCGATGCCCTGAAACGCTTCTCGGCGGTAGACAAGATGACGCCCGAGCAGGTCAGCCTGAACGAGGTGGTCGAACGCTCGGTGCGCTGGGTAGTGCAAAGTGCCGCCGCGCGTTTCGCGGTCGACGTCGATCTGCCGCCCGGTCTGGTGTGCACCGGCTCTTCCGGCCAGTTGCAGCAGGTGGTGATGAACCTCGTGCAGAACGCCTGCGATGCGACGCTCAATCAACCCGTGGCCAAGCTGAAAATTTCCGGCAGCGTCGATCAGGGCATGGTCTGCCTGCATTTTATCGACAGCGGGCCGGGCATCCCGGCCGCGCATCTGAGCCGCCTGTTCGAGCCTTTCTTCACCACCAAGCCGGTCGGGCAAGGCACCGGCCTCGGTCTGTCGATCAGCTACGGCATCGTCGAACGCCATGGCGGCAAGCTGGAAGCGGCCAATCTGCCGGGCGGCGGAGCGGAATTCATTCTTTCACTGCCGGTGGAAAGCCGCTAA
- a CDS encoding GNAT family N-acetyltransferase, with amino-acid sequence MIPAISVAAAALSPEIARTDWERLAPAGHPFLNADFFAILEGHQTAGPANGWQARHWLARDGDGCVVGILPGYLKANSHGDFVRDWSWAAAYQQLGKHYFPKLLSGVPHTPAAGPRLLVGDGDPAGLVRQRLIEAVKAEVAARQLSSWHVALPAAADVDLFAAHGLLVSHDVQFHWRNRGYGDFDQYLAAFPSEKRRKVKAERRKVADSGLRIEVRHGDEVDPAEWPRLHRLYASTFDKYGNHAAFSPACFADLAAALGRRMVLFIARQADDPVAIAICFRSADTLYGRYWGCAGNYPGLHFELCMYQGIAYCLEHGLATFEPGAGGEHKVARGFGPTIVHSCHWIADERMRQLIGQHLARQQAHVIAYADEAATHLPFRPAG; translated from the coding sequence GTGATACCCGCCATCTCTGTTGCCGCTGCAGCCCTCTCGCCAGAAATAGCGCGTACCGACTGGGAGCGCCTGGCGCCGGCGGGTCATCCGTTTCTCAATGCCGACTTTTTCGCCATCCTCGAAGGTCATCAGACCGCCGGGCCAGCCAACGGCTGGCAGGCCCGACACTGGCTGGCCAGGGATGGCGACGGGTGCGTCGTCGGCATCCTGCCTGGCTACCTGAAGGCCAATTCGCATGGCGATTTTGTCCGCGACTGGTCGTGGGCTGCGGCCTACCAACAACTCGGGAAGCACTATTTTCCCAAACTGCTGAGTGGCGTGCCGCACACGCCGGCCGCCGGCCCGCGCCTGCTGGTCGGCGATGGCGACCCGGCCGGCCTGGTCCGGCAGCGCCTGATCGAAGCAGTCAAGGCCGAAGTCGCGGCACGGCAGCTTTCGTCATGGCACGTTGCCCTGCCGGCGGCCGCCGATGTCGACCTGTTCGCCGCCCACGGACTGCTGGTCAGCCATGATGTGCAGTTCCATTGGCGGAACCGGGGTTACGGCGATTTTGACCAGTACCTGGCGGCCTTCCCGTCGGAAAAGCGGCGCAAGGTCAAAGCGGAACGGCGCAAGGTTGCGGACAGCGGACTCCGCATCGAGGTCCGCCATGGCGACGAAGTCGACCCGGCCGAATGGCCGCGGCTCCATCGGCTGTATGCGTCGACCTTCGACAAGTACGGCAACCATGCCGCCTTCTCGCCGGCCTGCTTTGCCGATCTGGCGGCGGCGCTGGGGCGGCGCATGGTGCTCTTCATCGCCCGGCAAGCCGACGATCCGGTGGCGATCGCGATCTGTTTTCGCAGTGCCGACACCTTGTACGGCCGCTACTGGGGCTGCGCCGGCAATTACCCCGGCCTGCACTTCGAGCTCTGCATGTATCAGGGCATCGCTTATTGTCTGGAGCACGGCCTCGCGACCTTCGAGCCCGGCGCCGGCGGCGAGCACAAGGTGGCGCGCGGCTTCGGGCCGACCATCGTCCATTCCTGCCACTGGATCGCCGATGAGCGGATGCGTCAACTGATCGGCCAGCATCTAGCGCGCCAGCAGGCGCATGTCATCGCCTACGCCGACGAAGCCGCGACCCACCTGCCATTCCGCCCGGCCGGCTGA
- a CDS encoding Rrf2 family transcriptional regulator — protein MRLSSFSDYSLRVLMYLGVHAGRLATIAEIGGAYGISVNHLTKVVHQLGRLGYVETVRGKGGGIRLGKPAAQIPLGEVIRQTETDWALVECFSTGASCQIHAACRLPPILDEALAAMFKVLDSYTLADLLQSPGDLTKMIPVRRAAQTA, from the coding sequence ATGCGACTGAGCAGCTTTTCCGATTACAGCCTGCGCGTACTGATGTACCTCGGCGTCCATGCCGGGCGCCTGGCGACGATTGCCGAGATCGGCGGCGCTTATGGCATTTCGGTCAATCACCTGACCAAGGTCGTGCATCAGCTCGGCCGCCTCGGCTACGTCGAGACCGTGCGCGGCAAGGGCGGCGGCATCCGGCTCGGCAAACCGGCCGCGCAAATTCCGCTCGGCGAAGTGATTCGCCAGACGGAAACCGACTGGGCGCTGGTCGAGTGCTTTTCCACCGGCGCCAGTTGCCAGATTCATGCCGCCTGTCGCCTGCCGCCGATTCTCGATGAGGCTCTGGCCGCGATGTTCAAGGTGCTCGACAGCTACACGCTGGCAGATCTGTTGCAGAGCCCCGGCGACCTGACAAAAATGATTCCCGTGCGCCGGGCGGCGCAGACGGCCTGA
- a CDS encoding nickel transporter — protein sequence METLPTDWLSLLILTFVLGMKHGFDADHLATIDGLTRYNARCRPALARYCGTLFSLGHGAVVMAIALGVSAIAGQWEVPAWFGTLGAVISIAFLLALGSLNLAAVLRAGPDEIVQPVGLKGRLLGNLRHVSHPALVAVVGALFALSFDTLSQAAFFALTATQFGGWEHALILALLFMLGMLLTDGINGLWIARLIARADQVALVASRVMGLVVSGISLLVAAFGAAKLLSPAVDAWSEGKELLFGFTLVAIIALSFVAALRLTRRPALA from the coding sequence ATGGAAACGCTGCCCACTGACTGGCTGTCGCTGCTGATCCTGACTTTCGTGCTCGGTATGAAGCACGGTTTCGACGCCGACCACCTGGCGACCATCGACGGTTTGACCCGCTACAACGCCCGCTGCCGCCCGGCCCTGGCACGCTACTGCGGCACCCTGTTCTCGCTTGGCCACGGCGCCGTGGTGATGGCGATTGCGCTGGGCGTTTCGGCGATCGCCGGGCAGTGGGAAGTACCGGCCTGGTTCGGAACGCTCGGCGCGGTGATTTCCATCGCCTTCCTGCTCGCCCTCGGCAGCCTGAATCTGGCCGCCGTGCTGCGCGCCGGCCCGGATGAAATAGTCCAGCCGGTCGGCCTCAAGGGCCGCCTGCTCGGCAACCTGCGCCACGTCTCGCACCCGGCGCTGGTCGCCGTGGTCGGCGCCCTCTTCGCCCTGTCCTTCGACACCCTCTCCCAGGCCGCCTTCTTCGCGCTGACCGCCACCCAGTTCGGCGGTTGGGAACATGCCCTGATCCTCGCCCTGCTCTTCATGCTCGGCATGTTGCTGACCGACGGCATCAACGGCCTGTGGATCGCCCGCCTGATCGCCCGCGCCGATCAGGTGGCACTGGTCGCCTCCCGCGTCATGGGCCTGGTCGTCTCCGGGATCAGCCTGCTGGTCGCCGCCTTCGGCGCCGCCAAGCTGCTGTCGCCGGCGGTCGATGCCTGGAGCGAGGGCAAGGAACTGCTTTTCGGCTTTACGCTGGTGGCGATCATCGCCCTCAGTTTCGTCGCCGCACTGCGCCTGACGCGCCGGCCGGCGCTGGCGTAG